A genomic window from Megalobrama amblycephala isolate DHTTF-2021 linkage group LG2, ASM1881202v1, whole genome shotgun sequence includes:
- the itga2.2 gene encoding integrin alpha-2 isoform X2: MQKHWRAHVDAGFHCGLKMNILQVLLTVLCLSIDNSQGFNVGTSGARIFSGSAEEQFGYTVQQFSNSQGKWLLVGSPWKGYNQNRKGEIYKCEVNKPGTSCQALNLQNSVDMPKISNSNNINMSLGLTLTPTTKNNGFMTCGPLWAQLCGSLYFYPGICAEVSPQFTLQPPFSPAIQTCGSFMDIAIVLDGSNSIYPWEPIVAFLKKLLENLDIGPQSTQVSVMQYAVDTSFEFYLNSFQTKQAMIKAASNIQQKQGLETNTFRAIDFARKEAFLAKNGGRPGATKVMVVVTDGESHDANLRKTVITACESQNITRFGIAVLGYYLRNDIDTSKLIAEIKSIASNPSEKYFFNVSEEATLIEIVGTLGDRIFNIEGVGKGTADNFKMEMSQVGFSAHQTRNKDLILLGAAGAYNWIGTVVHQTALKSDILPKTAFENVLEDRNHSSLLGYSVSSVTDGSSEFYVAGAPRAVHRGQVVVYTINSQGQPVIKDSQRGDQIGSYFGSVLCPVDVDADGVTDLLLVGAPMYMSEEKSETGRVYLFTITKGILSNQGFLEGSQKNARFGTAITVIPDLNMDGFRDVVVGAPMEGNGQGAIYIYYGDGKTIRKQSSQKIIGTKLDPAMKYFGRSLDGRGDMNEDSIPDVTVGAFGKVVQLWSRAVAVVTAKVSFTPDKISILSKPCRYSGRQVSCFKAKVCFSATFKPTNPLEPVDIKYSLNLDADLQSSRVSPRGHFSNTDRVIQKDISVSAQDICEEHDVYVQETPDLVNSIALRVDVVLSYPEANPVLDVFSPNAWEFFIPFSKDCGQDELCFSDLVLSVESEQKLGKTPLVVSQNKKRLSFTVTVMNRKENAYNARVSVSYSRNLFYASFTQLTDGTEVKCTLIKDSDTLTCQVSYPALRTDQLVTFVVNFDFNMNQLQKDANVVFEALSDSTEETPADNIISVSIPVQYNSEIILSRESNLNVYLLEKEDNFATTVKDYKDIGPDFNFNLKVSTGTVPVSLIYLTVSLPNSTRAGNPLLYINSIKPSPAEKIHCADSHQIDPFKNGQKTYTARFTEESFRGTEELNCKTATCWSMKCVLKDLEGKNDYYVNVTTNIWNGTFAMADFLYVVLSVRADIETSQPDLLFIEQKNLKVEVKVSKPGAKGDVPVGVIAGSVIGGLLLLALAVALLWKLGFFKRKYQPLMKNDENAAEHQELQENSEAP, from the exons GTTTAAGCATCGATAACTCTCAGGGTTTTAACGTGGGGACTTCTGGAGCTAGGATCTTCTCAGGGTCGGCAGAAGAACAGTTTGGTTACACTGTACAACAGTTTAGCAACAGTCAAGGAAAATG GCTCCTTGTGGGTTCTCCGTGGAAGGGATACAATCAAAATCGGAAGGGAGAAATCTATAAGTGTGAAGTTAACAAGCCTGGAACCAGCTGTCAGGCACTTAACCTTCAGA ATTCTGTCGATATGCCAAAAATCTCCAACAGCAACAACATCAACATGAGTCTAGGTCTTACTCTAACTCCAACAACCAAAAACAACGGGTTTATG ACATGTGGTCCTCTATGGGCTCAGCTCTGTGGAAGTCTGTACTTCTACCCAGGAATCTGTGCTGAAGTGAGCCCACAGTTTACGCTCCAGCCGCCCTTCTCCCCTGCCATTCAAA CTTGTGGTAGTTTTATGGACATTGCCATTGTTTTGGATGGATCCAACAGTATATACCCATGGGAACCGATCGTCGCTTTCCTCAAGAAACTTTTGGAAAACTTAGACATTGGACCTCAAAGCACTCAG GTCAGTGTGATGCAGTATGCTGTTGACACCTCGTTCGAGTTCTACCTGAATTCCTTTCAGACAAAACAGGCCATGATTAAAGCAGCTTCAAATATTCAGCAGAAACAAGGATTAGAGACTAATACTTTCAGAGCCATTGATTTTGCCAG AAAGGAGGCGTTCCTAGCCAAAAATGGAGGTCGTCCTGGGGCCACTAAAGTGATGGTGGTGGTAACTGATGGAGAGTCGCATGATGCAAATCTAAGGAAAACAGTTATTACAGCATGCGAGAGCCAAAATATTACTCGCTTTGGCATTGCG GTGCTTGGATATTATTTAAGGAATGACATTGACACAAGCAAACTCATCGCTGAGATTAAGTCAATAGCCAGTAATCCGAGCGAGAAATACTTTTTCAATGTGTCCGAGGAGGCGACGCTTATAGAGATTGTCGGAACTCTTGGAGATCGAATCTTCAACATTGAAG gTGTTGGAAAAGGTACTGCGGATAATTTCAAAATGGAAATGTCCCAAGTGGGGTTCAGTGCACACCAGACCAGAAATAAG GATTTGATCCTACTGGGAGCAGCTGGTGCATATAATTGGATCGGGACTGTTGTTCACCAAACTGCTCTGAAATCAGACATTTTGCCCAAAACTGCTTTTGAGAACGTCTTGGAAGATAGAAACCATAGTTCGTTACTTG GCTACTCTGTCAGCTCTGTGACTGATGGCTCGTCTGAGTTTTATGTGGCCGGAGCTCCTCGTGCCGTTCATAGAGGACAGGTTGTAGTTTATACTATTAACAGCCAGGGACAACCTGTCATCAAAGATTCACAGAGAGGAGATCAG ATCGGGTCTTACTTTGGCAGCGTTCTCTGTCCCGTTGATGTGGACGCTGATGGTGTGACTGATCTGCTGCTGGTTGGAGCTCCAATGTACATGAGCGAGGAGAAGTCTGAAACAGGACGAGTCTACCTGTTCACCATTACCAAG gGTATCTTGAGTAACCAGGGTTTTTTGGAGGGTTCTCAAAAGAACGCTCGGTTTGGGACGGCCATCACTGTCATCCCAGATCTGAACATGGACGGCTTCAGAGACGTGGTGGTTGGTGCCCCAATGGAAGGCAATGGCCAAGGTGCCATTTACATCTACTATGGAGACGGAAAAACCATCAGAAAGCAGAGCTCACAG AAAATTATTGGAACGAAACTGGACCCAGCGATGAAGTACTTCGGCCGTTCTCTAGACGGCAGAGGAGATATGAACGAAGACTCAATCCCAGATGTCACGGTGGGGGCTTTTGGGAAAGTCGTCCAACTCTG GAGTAGAGCAGTTGCAGTGGTCACAGCCAAGGTTTCCTTCACCCCTGATAAGATTAGTATCCTGAGTAAACCGTGTCGCTATAGTGGAAGGCAGGTGTCCTGCTTCAAGGCTAAAGTGTGTTTCAGTGCAACATTTAAACCAACAAATCCACTGGAGCCAGTGG ATATCAAGTACAGCCTGAACCTGGATGCTGACCTGCAGTCTTCTCGGGTCAGCCCTAGAGGTCATTTCAGCAACACGGATCGGGTCATCCAGAAAGACATTAGCGTCTCTGCACAGGACATATGTGAAGAGCATGATGTCTATGTGCAGGAGACTCCTGACCTCGTCAACTCAATTGCTTTGCGTGTGGATGTAGTTCTCAGCTATCCAGAAGCAAACCCTGTTCTAGACGTCTTCAGTCCTAATGCGTGGGAGTTTTTT ATCCCATTCTCAAAGGACTGTGGCCAAGATGAACTTTGCTTCAGTGACTTGGTACTTAGTGTGGAGAGTGAACAGAAACTTGG cAAAACTCCACTGGTGGTCAGCCAGAACAAGAAAAGACTCTCCTTCACTGTGACAGTGATGAACAGGAAGGAAAATGCGTACAATGCACGTGTGTCAGTCAGCTACTCCAGAAACCTGTTCTACGCTTCTTTTACACAACTG ACTGATGGAACAGAGGTGAAGTGCACTCTGATAAAAGATTCAGACACACTCACCTGCCAAGTGAGTTATCCAGCCCTGAGGACAGACCAACTG GTAACATTTGTGGTAAACTTTGACTTTAATATGAATCAGCTTCAAAAAGATGCCAATGTTGTCTTTGAAGCTTTAag TGACAGCACAGAGGAAACTCCAGCTGATAATATAATCTCTGTCTCCATTCCTGTCCAATACAACTCTGAGATCATCCTCAGCAG AGAATCAaacttaaatgtttatttactgGAAAAAGAGGACAATTTTGCAACCACAGTGAAGGATTACAAGGACATCGGCCCagattttaactttaatttaaag GTTTCTACAGGAACCGTCCCAGTCAGCCTCATTTACCTCACTGTCTCGCTGCCTAACAGCACTAGAGCAGGAAATCCCCTCCTGTATATAAACAGCATTAAACCTTCGCCT GCTGAAAAAATCCATTGTGCAGACAGCCATCAGATTGACCCTTTTAAGAACGGGCAAAAAACTTATACAGCCCGATTCACAGAAGAGAGTTTTAGAGGAACAGAGGAACTG AACTGCAAAACGGCCACATGCTGGTCAATGAAATGCGTCCTGAAGGACCTGGAGGGGAAAAATGATTATTATGTGAATGTAACTACAAACATATGGAATGGCACCTTTGCAATG GCTGATTTCCTATACGTCGTGCTCTCTGTGAGAGCTGATATAGAGACGTCTCAACCAGACCTACTGTTCATCGAACAGAAAAACCTGAAG GTTGAAGTCAAAGTGAGCAAACCTGGAGCTAAAGGGGACGTTCCGGTGGGCGTAATTGCAGGGAGTGTTATCGGCGGTCTGTTATTATTGGCTCTAGCAGTCGCATTGCTTTGGAAG CTTGGATTCTTCAAGAGGAAGTATCAACCGCTGATGAAGAACGACGAGaatgcagcagaacatcaggAACTGCAGGAAAACAGTGAGGCGCCCTAA
- the itga2.2 gene encoding integrin alpha-2 isoform X1, whose protein sequence is MQKHWRAHVDAGFHCGLKMNILQVLLTVLCLSIDNSQGFNVGTSGARIFSGSAEEQFGYTVQQFSNSQGKWLLVGSPWKGYNQNRKGEIYKCEVNKPGTSCQALNLQNSVDMPKISNSNNINMSLGLTLTPTTKNNGFMTCGPLWAQLCGSLYFYPGICAEVSPQFTLQPPFSPAIQTCGSFMDIAIVLDGSNSIYPWEPIVAFLKKLLENLDIGPQSTQVSVMQYAVDTSFEFYLNSFQTKQAMIKAASNIQQKQGLETNTFRAIDFARKEAFLAKNGGRPGATKVMVVVTDGESHDANLRKTVITACESQNITRFGIAVLGYYLRNDIDTSKLIAEIKSIASNPSEKYFFNVSEEATLIEIVGTLGDRIFNIEGVGKGTADNFKMEMSQVGFSAHQTRNKDLILLGAAGAYNWIGTVVHQTALKSDILPKTAFENVLEDRNHSSLLGYSVSSVTDGSSEFYVAGAPRAVHRGQVVVYTINSQGQPVIKDSQRGDQIGSYFGSVLCPVDVDADGVTDLLLVGAPMYMSEEKSETGRVYLFTITKGILSNQGFLEGSQKNARFGTAITVIPDLNMDGFRDVVVGAPMEGNGQGAIYIYYGDGKTIRKQSSQKIIGTKLDPAMKYFGRSLDGRGDMNEDSIPDVTVGAFGKVVQLWSRAVAVVTAKVSFTPDKISILSKPCRYSGRQVSCFKAKVCFSATFKPTNPLEPVDIKYSLNLDADLQSSRVSPRGHFSNTDRVIQKDISVSAQDICEEHDVYVQETPDLVNSIALRVDVVLSYPEANPVLDVFSPNAWEFFIPFSKDCGQDELCFSDLVLSVESEQKLGKTPLVVSQNKKRLSFTVTVMNRKENAYNARVSVSYSRNLFYASFTQLTDGTEVKCTLIKDSDTLTCQVSYPALRTDQLVTFVVNFDFNMNQLQKDANVVFEALSDSTEETPADNIISVSIPVQYNSEIILSRESNLNVYLLEKEDNFATTVKDYKDIGPDFNFNLKVSTGTVPVSLIYLTVSLPNSTRAGNPLLYINSIKPSPAEKIHCADSHQIDPFKNGQKTYTARFTEESFRGTEELNCKTATCWSMKCVLKDLEGKNDYYVNVTTNIWNGTFAMADFLYVVLSVRADIETSQPDLLFIEQKNLKVEVKVSKPGAKGDVPVGVIAGSVIGGLLLLALAVALLWKVLYLAFFPQCQFSVHLVSLFSFKNQCVYVQLGFFKRKYQPLMKNDENAAEHQELQENSEAP, encoded by the exons GTTTAAGCATCGATAACTCTCAGGGTTTTAACGTGGGGACTTCTGGAGCTAGGATCTTCTCAGGGTCGGCAGAAGAACAGTTTGGTTACACTGTACAACAGTTTAGCAACAGTCAAGGAAAATG GCTCCTTGTGGGTTCTCCGTGGAAGGGATACAATCAAAATCGGAAGGGAGAAATCTATAAGTGTGAAGTTAACAAGCCTGGAACCAGCTGTCAGGCACTTAACCTTCAGA ATTCTGTCGATATGCCAAAAATCTCCAACAGCAACAACATCAACATGAGTCTAGGTCTTACTCTAACTCCAACAACCAAAAACAACGGGTTTATG ACATGTGGTCCTCTATGGGCTCAGCTCTGTGGAAGTCTGTACTTCTACCCAGGAATCTGTGCTGAAGTGAGCCCACAGTTTACGCTCCAGCCGCCCTTCTCCCCTGCCATTCAAA CTTGTGGTAGTTTTATGGACATTGCCATTGTTTTGGATGGATCCAACAGTATATACCCATGGGAACCGATCGTCGCTTTCCTCAAGAAACTTTTGGAAAACTTAGACATTGGACCTCAAAGCACTCAG GTCAGTGTGATGCAGTATGCTGTTGACACCTCGTTCGAGTTCTACCTGAATTCCTTTCAGACAAAACAGGCCATGATTAAAGCAGCTTCAAATATTCAGCAGAAACAAGGATTAGAGACTAATACTTTCAGAGCCATTGATTTTGCCAG AAAGGAGGCGTTCCTAGCCAAAAATGGAGGTCGTCCTGGGGCCACTAAAGTGATGGTGGTGGTAACTGATGGAGAGTCGCATGATGCAAATCTAAGGAAAACAGTTATTACAGCATGCGAGAGCCAAAATATTACTCGCTTTGGCATTGCG GTGCTTGGATATTATTTAAGGAATGACATTGACACAAGCAAACTCATCGCTGAGATTAAGTCAATAGCCAGTAATCCGAGCGAGAAATACTTTTTCAATGTGTCCGAGGAGGCGACGCTTATAGAGATTGTCGGAACTCTTGGAGATCGAATCTTCAACATTGAAG gTGTTGGAAAAGGTACTGCGGATAATTTCAAAATGGAAATGTCCCAAGTGGGGTTCAGTGCACACCAGACCAGAAATAAG GATTTGATCCTACTGGGAGCAGCTGGTGCATATAATTGGATCGGGACTGTTGTTCACCAAACTGCTCTGAAATCAGACATTTTGCCCAAAACTGCTTTTGAGAACGTCTTGGAAGATAGAAACCATAGTTCGTTACTTG GCTACTCTGTCAGCTCTGTGACTGATGGCTCGTCTGAGTTTTATGTGGCCGGAGCTCCTCGTGCCGTTCATAGAGGACAGGTTGTAGTTTATACTATTAACAGCCAGGGACAACCTGTCATCAAAGATTCACAGAGAGGAGATCAG ATCGGGTCTTACTTTGGCAGCGTTCTCTGTCCCGTTGATGTGGACGCTGATGGTGTGACTGATCTGCTGCTGGTTGGAGCTCCAATGTACATGAGCGAGGAGAAGTCTGAAACAGGACGAGTCTACCTGTTCACCATTACCAAG gGTATCTTGAGTAACCAGGGTTTTTTGGAGGGTTCTCAAAAGAACGCTCGGTTTGGGACGGCCATCACTGTCATCCCAGATCTGAACATGGACGGCTTCAGAGACGTGGTGGTTGGTGCCCCAATGGAAGGCAATGGCCAAGGTGCCATTTACATCTACTATGGAGACGGAAAAACCATCAGAAAGCAGAGCTCACAG AAAATTATTGGAACGAAACTGGACCCAGCGATGAAGTACTTCGGCCGTTCTCTAGACGGCAGAGGAGATATGAACGAAGACTCAATCCCAGATGTCACGGTGGGGGCTTTTGGGAAAGTCGTCCAACTCTG GAGTAGAGCAGTTGCAGTGGTCACAGCCAAGGTTTCCTTCACCCCTGATAAGATTAGTATCCTGAGTAAACCGTGTCGCTATAGTGGAAGGCAGGTGTCCTGCTTCAAGGCTAAAGTGTGTTTCAGTGCAACATTTAAACCAACAAATCCACTGGAGCCAGTGG ATATCAAGTACAGCCTGAACCTGGATGCTGACCTGCAGTCTTCTCGGGTCAGCCCTAGAGGTCATTTCAGCAACACGGATCGGGTCATCCAGAAAGACATTAGCGTCTCTGCACAGGACATATGTGAAGAGCATGATGTCTATGTGCAGGAGACTCCTGACCTCGTCAACTCAATTGCTTTGCGTGTGGATGTAGTTCTCAGCTATCCAGAAGCAAACCCTGTTCTAGACGTCTTCAGTCCTAATGCGTGGGAGTTTTTT ATCCCATTCTCAAAGGACTGTGGCCAAGATGAACTTTGCTTCAGTGACTTGGTACTTAGTGTGGAGAGTGAACAGAAACTTGG cAAAACTCCACTGGTGGTCAGCCAGAACAAGAAAAGACTCTCCTTCACTGTGACAGTGATGAACAGGAAGGAAAATGCGTACAATGCACGTGTGTCAGTCAGCTACTCCAGAAACCTGTTCTACGCTTCTTTTACACAACTG ACTGATGGAACAGAGGTGAAGTGCACTCTGATAAAAGATTCAGACACACTCACCTGCCAAGTGAGTTATCCAGCCCTGAGGACAGACCAACTG GTAACATTTGTGGTAAACTTTGACTTTAATATGAATCAGCTTCAAAAAGATGCCAATGTTGTCTTTGAAGCTTTAag TGACAGCACAGAGGAAACTCCAGCTGATAATATAATCTCTGTCTCCATTCCTGTCCAATACAACTCTGAGATCATCCTCAGCAG AGAATCAaacttaaatgtttatttactgGAAAAAGAGGACAATTTTGCAACCACAGTGAAGGATTACAAGGACATCGGCCCagattttaactttaatttaaag GTTTCTACAGGAACCGTCCCAGTCAGCCTCATTTACCTCACTGTCTCGCTGCCTAACAGCACTAGAGCAGGAAATCCCCTCCTGTATATAAACAGCATTAAACCTTCGCCT GCTGAAAAAATCCATTGTGCAGACAGCCATCAGATTGACCCTTTTAAGAACGGGCAAAAAACTTATACAGCCCGATTCACAGAAGAGAGTTTTAGAGGAACAGAGGAACTG AACTGCAAAACGGCCACATGCTGGTCAATGAAATGCGTCCTGAAGGACCTGGAGGGGAAAAATGATTATTATGTGAATGTAACTACAAACATATGGAATGGCACCTTTGCAATG GCTGATTTCCTATACGTCGTGCTCTCTGTGAGAGCTGATATAGAGACGTCTCAACCAGACCTACTGTTCATCGAACAGAAAAACCTGAAG GTTGAAGTCAAAGTGAGCAAACCTGGAGCTAAAGGGGACGTTCCGGTGGGCGTAATTGCAGGGAGTGTTATCGGCGGTCTGTTATTATTGGCTCTAGCAGTCGCATTGCTTTGGAAGGTGctttatttagctttttttccACAATGTCAGTTCAGTGTACATCTTGTGTCATTGTTTTCCTTCAAAAACCAATGTGTTTATGTTCAGCTTGGATTCTTCAAGAGGAAGTATCAACCGCTGATGAAGAACGACGAGaatgcagcagaacatcaggAACTGCAGGAAAACAGTGAGGCGCCCTAA